In Perca fluviatilis chromosome 11, GENO_Pfluv_1.0, whole genome shotgun sequence, the following proteins share a genomic window:
- the LOC120567665 gene encoding forkhead box protein F2-like, translating to MTTESSKQHLDPSNPRSSSDALNAALLSAQPGMESAHNASPKWKKGNSALRRPEKPPYSYIALIVMAIQSSPTKRLTLSEIYQFLQARFPFFRGSYQGWKNSVRHNLSLNECFIKLPKGLGRPGKGHYWTIDPSSEFMFEEGSFRRRPRGFRRKCQALKPMYRMMNGIGYRASMLPQNFDFQSPPGSLACHNSYNIDLMGNTVPGGFEGLGGGHHVPHMSSGSGPSYMAACQVASNSDYCPDSSSSPLQSSQAMVGTLDCQSPYANAASHWSSPGVSSYIKQQSLASSSPTSSALHTGMSSYSLDQGYLHHNARDSSEFSAGLSRYSAPVCDRKDFVLNLNGISSLHPSTGGPYYHQLHHHHQSVYQDVKPCVM from the exons ATGACGACCGAGAGCTCCAAGCAACATTTGGATCCATCTAATCCTCGCTCCAGTTCTGACGCTCTTAATGCAGCTCTGCTGAGCGCACAGCCAGGGATGGAGAGCGCGCACAATGCATCACCCAAGTGGAAAAAGGGAAACTCTGCCTTGAGGCGCCCTGAAAAGCCTCCCTACTCATATATCGCACTCATTGTGATGGCTATTCAAAGTTCACCCACCAAAAGGCTTACTTTGAGTGAAATCTATCAGTTCCTGCAGGCCCGCTTCCCTTTCTTCAGGGGATCATACCAGGGATGGAAAAACTCTGTCAGACACAACCTATCTCTGAACGAGTGTTTTATAAAGCTGCCTAAGGGTCTCGGTAGACCTGGCAAGGGTCACTACTGGACCATCGACCCGAGTAGTGAGTTTATGTTCGAGGAGGGCTCCTTCCGTCGCAGACCTCGCGGGTTCCGTAGGAAATGCCAAGCTTTGAAACCAATGTACAGAATGATGAATGGAATCGGGTACCGGGCGTCCATGCTGCCGCAAAACTTTGATTTCCAATCACCGCCAGGCTCATTAGCATGCCATAACAGCTACAACATAGATCTGATGGGTAATACAGTGCCAGGTGGTTTCGAGGGACTCGGAGGAGGACATCACGTCCCACATATGTCATCAGGCTCCGGGCCATCGTACATGGCCGCATGTCAGGTGGCCTCTAATTCGGACTATTGCccggacagcagcagcagccccctgcagtcctcccaAGCGATGGTAGGCACTTTGGACTGTCAGTCTCCTTATGCAAATGCAGCCTCACACTGGAGTTCACCTGGTGTATCTTCATACATCAAACAGCAGTCGCTGGCATCAAGCAGTCCTACCTCTTCTGCTCTGCACACAGGGATGTCATCCTACTCTCTGGATCAAGGCTATCTGCACCATAATGCACGAGATTCCTCTGAGTTTTCAG CGGGACTGTCTCGATACTCAGCTCCTGTGTGTGACAGGAAGGACTTCGTTTTGAACCTAAATGGAATCTCTTCTCTCCAC